One segment of bacterium DNA contains the following:
- a CDS encoding type IV toxin-antitoxin system AbiEi family antitoxin: MDRATQHMDLIEEAVEALRVHARLRIRHALHERKDKDQDFDAELGLEWNGQLQTYWVEVKPNVNDVVIGRVTQQFRRVQHQALLIARHVPPPQATKLRDLGIQFLDTAGNAFLNAPGAYLFLHGNKPLRANAGKAQKGIFTPAGTKVIYTLLCNPDLVNAAYREIARAADVGLETISRVLKGLQRQAFLADTGTQGRRLLNTAQLFERWIIAYAEQLRPKQLIGTYRAGKAIDWANLDVPHHNALWGGETAAAKLTSYLKPAITTIYLRRPVKELVIEYKLVAHPEGDVELRELFWDFPYETAVPGIVPPLLIYADLMAHPDPRNVETAKLIYDEHLERHLRDH; encoded by the coding sequence ATGGATCGCGCAACCCAGCATATGGACTTGATCGAGGAAGCCGTTGAGGCGCTGCGCGTGCATGCGCGGCTAAGGATAAGGCATGCCCTCCACGAGCGAAAAGACAAAGATCAAGATTTCGACGCGGAACTGGGGCTGGAGTGGAATGGCCAGTTGCAGACTTACTGGGTGGAAGTGAAGCCTAACGTCAACGACGTAGTTATTGGCCGCGTGACGCAGCAATTCCGTAGAGTCCAGCACCAGGCGCTGTTGATTGCGCGGCATGTGCCGCCACCTCAGGCGACGAAGCTGCGTGATCTGGGCATTCAATTCCTCGACACCGCTGGCAATGCTTTCTTGAATGCACCGGGAGCTTACCTGTTTCTTCACGGGAACAAGCCTCTGCGAGCAAACGCTGGCAAAGCACAGAAGGGAATTTTCACTCCGGCAGGAACCAAGGTCATCTATACCCTACTCTGCAACCCAGATCTTGTGAATGCGGCCTATCGCGAGATCGCACGGGCTGCGGATGTCGGCTTGGAAACGATCAGCCGTGTGTTGAAGGGACTACAGCGCCAAGCTTTCCTGGCAGATACAGGGACCCAAGGCCGCCGGTTACTCAACACGGCACAGCTCTTCGAACGCTGGATCATCGCCTACGCGGAGCAGCTGCGGCCAAAACAACTGATAGGGACATACCGGGCCGGCAAAGCGATAGATTGGGCGAATCTCGATGTGCCACATCACAACGCTTTGTGGGGAGGCGAGACCGCTGCAGCAAAACTCACCAGCTACTTGAAGCCTGCCATCACAACCATTTATCTGCGCCGTCCCGTAAAAGAACTGGTGATCGAATACAAACTGGTGGCCCATCCTGAAGGGGATGTTGAACTACGCGAACTCTTCTGGGACTTTCCCTATGAGACCGCAGTGCCCGGCATTGTCCCGCCGCTGCTCATCTACGCCGATTTGATGGCGCATCCAGATCCCCGCAATGTCGAAACCGCCAAGCTGATCTACGATGAGCATCTGGAAAGACATCTCCGCGACCATTGA